The genome window CTCTGGATGCGGGTGCGCCGGGGCGGTTAGTAAGTCGTTGCGCAGGTTCATGGCTTCTTAGGGTCGCACGAAAGCCGCCCGATTGCGAAGGGCTTTCGGTCGCTCCAGTGCGCTCGCTCCTTTTGTCTAAGCACCGCAGTCGCTTAAATGATCGGCATGTCCGAGTCAGATAACCAAGCCTTCCTCACGCGCCGCGACGACCTCTTTCTGCCCGCGCCCATTGCGCGCGGGCCATGGAACCCGAACTCCCTGCACGGCCGCCTCCTCGCCGGCCTCCTGGCCCACACCGTGGAGCAGCGCTTCGGCCGCCCGGACTTCCAATTCGCCCGTCTCACCATCGACCTCTTCCGCCTCCC of Dehalococcoidia bacterium contains these proteins:
- a CDS encoding acyl-CoA thioesterase domain-containing protein; amino-acid sequence: MSESDNQAFLTRRDDLFLPAPIARGPWNPNSLHGRLLAGLLAHTVEQRFGRPDFQFARLTIDLFRLPPLAPLSIDVALRREGNRIRVAEGSISSEGLEVARGSVVMLRRAEQPEGEV